Proteins from one Deinococcus sp. AB2017081 genomic window:
- a CDS encoding heavy metal translocating P-type ATPase: protein MTTSTPATLPRAEAPASGRFVLTPQLRTAVTLTALTLLGLLVGLVGEYVLRVPAVMWGGFLVAYLAGGIPAGREALHSLFVEKKLDVDLLMVLAALGAASIGQAADGAILLFLFSLSNTLQDWAMGRTKNAIQALMDLNPEGATVRRDGVEKWCALGEIRIGDLLVVKPGERIAADARVVRGNTSVDESPITGESVPIDKAVGAALASGTVNLNGSVEAEVTRPAGESTLARLVSLMEEAQTQKSRTESVTERWESPYALIVLVSVPLVYALLRYGFGLGVDVAWYRAMTFMVVASPCAVVISTPAVMLSAMAAAARHGVLFKSSAALDALAGVQTVAFDKTGTLTQAKMTLTQIVADDEGAALSLAAGLEGHSEHPIAQAVVTAARARGVTPEPVQDAQAIPGHGIAAVDGRGERVWAGNLRLAQREGAALTPGQQAALATLSAQGSSTVIVGRGRTVLGVMGVADALRPGIADAIRGLRDAGIAHPVMLTGDKREVAQTVAASVGLTEFRAELLPEDKLRIIGELPGPVAMVGDGVNDAPALARADLGVAVASGTDVAIESADVVLMRSDLGKLAGAVRLARAARRTVIINLAFAFGIILIVAPLAVAGKVPLPLGVVAHEGGTVFVVFMGLRLLARRL from the coding sequence GTGACCACCTCCACCCCCGCGACCCTCCCCCGCGCCGAGGCCCCCGCCTCCGGACGCTTCGTCCTGACGCCCCAGCTCCGCACCGCCGTCACCCTGACCGCCCTCACGCTGCTGGGCCTGCTCGTCGGGCTGGTGGGCGAGTACGTGCTGCGCGTGCCGGCCGTCATGTGGGGGGGCTTTCTCGTCGCGTACCTCGCGGGCGGCATCCCCGCCGGGCGCGAGGCGCTGCACTCGCTGTTCGTGGAGAAAAAGCTGGATGTCGACCTGCTGATGGTGCTCGCCGCGCTGGGGGCCGCGAGCATCGGGCAGGCGGCCGACGGCGCGATCCTGCTGTTCCTGTTCAGCCTGAGCAACACCCTGCAGGACTGGGCGATGGGCCGCACGAAGAACGCCATCCAGGCGCTCATGGATCTGAACCCCGAGGGCGCGACCGTCCGCCGGGACGGCGTGGAGAAATGGTGCGCGCTCGGCGAGATCCGCATCGGCGACCTGCTCGTGGTCAAGCCCGGCGAGCGCATCGCCGCCGACGCCCGCGTGGTGCGGGGCAACACCAGCGTGGACGAGAGCCCCATCACGGGCGAGAGCGTGCCCATCGACAAGGCGGTCGGCGCGGCGCTCGCGTCGGGCACCGTGAACCTGAACGGCAGCGTGGAGGCCGAGGTCACGCGCCCCGCCGGTGAGAGCACCCTGGCTCGGCTGGTCTCCCTGATGGAGGAGGCGCAGACGCAGAAGAGCCGCACCGAGAGCGTCACCGAGCGCTGGGAGAGCCCCTACGCCCTGATCGTGCTCGTGAGCGTGCCGCTCGTGTACGCGCTGCTCCGCTACGGGTTCGGGCTGGGCGTGGACGTGGCGTGGTACCGCGCCATGACCTTCATGGTGGTCGCCTCGCCCTGCGCGGTCGTGATCTCCACGCCCGCCGTGATGCTCTCGGCCATGGCCGCCGCCGCCCGCCACGGCGTGCTGTTCAAGAGCTCGGCGGCGCTGGACGCGCTGGCGGGCGTGCAGACGGTCGCCTTCGACAAGACCGGCACCCTGACCCAGGCGAAGATGACCCTCACGCAGATCGTGGCCGACGACGAGGGGGCCGCGCTGTCGCTGGCCGCCGGGCTGGAGGGCCACAGCGAGCACCCCATCGCGCAGGCGGTCGTGACGGCCGCCCGCGCGCGCGGCGTGACCCCCGAGCCCGTGCAGGACGCGCAGGCGATCCCCGGGCACGGCATCGCGGCGGTGGACGGCCGCGGCGAGCGCGTGTGGGCCGGGAACCTGCGGCTCGCGCAGCGCGAGGGGGCCGCGCTGACGCCAGGGCAGCAGGCGGCGCTCGCGACCCTCAGTGCCCAGGGCTCCTCCACCGTGATCGTCGGGCGGGGACGCACGGTGCTGGGGGTCATGGGCGTGGCCGACGCGCTGCGCCCCGGCATCGCCGACGCCATCCGCGGCCTGCGGGACGCGGGCATCGCGCACCCCGTCATGCTCACCGGCGACAAGCGCGAGGTCGCGCAGACCGTGGCGGCCAGCGTGGGCCTGACCGAGTTCCGCGCGGAACTGCTGCCCGAGGACAAGCTGCGCATCATCGGGGAACTGCCGGGCCCCGTGGCGATGGTCGGGGACGGCGTGAACGACGCGCCCGCCCTGGCGCGCGCCGACCTGGGCGTGGCGGTCGCGTCCGGCACGGACGTCGCCATCGAGAGCGCGGACGTGGTGCTCATGCGCAGCGACCTCGGGAAGCTGGCGGGCGCGGTGCGGCTGGCCCGCGCGGCGCGGCGCACCGTGATCATCAATCTCGCCTTCGCGTTCGGGATCATCCTGATCGTGGCCCCGCTGGCGGTGGCCGGGAAGGTGCCGCTGCCGCTGGGCGTGGTCGCGCACGAGGGCGGCACGGTGTTCGTGGTGTTCATGGGCCTGCGCCTGCTCGCGCGGCGGCTGTGA
- a CDS encoding DUF262 domain-containing protein, translating into MFKAYRVYFGLSHRGYEVTREILLYDDSAFIELKDDKKPIILWEEKQKEIVTSVVDYNLDTLDTLIRKQMIDLKPKYQRRFRWDDLRKSRLIESLLMNVPIPPIFLNEDTYGKYSVIDGKQRLTAISDFLNDRFDIKGLYVFSELNGKKFSEFPEDLQTVITTRPTLRAIIILRQSDPDIKFEVFERLNTGGVKLNAQELRNSTFTGSLNDLILDLSEDAKFHRLLRITAKSKSTIYKEMKDAELVLRFFTFVDNWKKFRGGVARTMDEYMAEFRHLDDQKIESMRRRFIESVNKIEIVFGENAFRRWNQSTGKWRAPIIAALYDAQMIAVDKFPLEYLEDNREKIVLGMQDLFNDVDFQKNINAAIPSYFIERIERVIDMITEAG; encoded by the coding sequence ATGTTCAAAGCTTACCGTGTTTATTTTGGACTTTCGCATAGGGGGTATGAGGTGACTAGGGAAATACTTTTATATGATGATAGTGCATTCATAGAGCTGAAGGACGATAAAAAGCCAATTATTCTGTGGGAGGAGAAGCAGAAGGAGATAGTTACAAGCGTAGTTGATTATAACTTGGACACGTTAGATACATTAATACGGAAGCAAATGATTGATCTTAAGCCTAAATACCAACGGAGATTTAGATGGGATGATCTAAGAAAGTCAAGGCTTATAGAGTCATTGTTGATGAATGTTCCTATACCACCTATATTTCTAAATGAGGACACTTATGGAAAGTATAGTGTGATTGATGGGAAACAGAGGTTAACCGCGATATCCGACTTCTTGAATGACCGCTTCGATATCAAAGGTTTATACGTCTTCTCTGAACTGAATGGTAAGAAATTTTCCGAGTTTCCTGAAGATCTGCAAACGGTGATTACCACTCGACCGACATTGCGCGCGATAATCATCTTACGTCAATCGGATCCTGATATTAAATTTGAGGTATTTGAAAGACTTAATACTGGGGGCGTCAAATTAAACGCGCAAGAACTTAGGAACAGTACATTCACTGGATCATTAAACGATCTTATTTTAGACCTCAGCGAAGATGCAAAATTCCATAGATTGTTAAGGATCACGGCCAAAAGCAAATCTACAATATATAAAGAAATGAAGGATGCCGAACTTGTACTCCGATTTTTCACATTTGTTGACAACTGGAAAAAATTCAGAGGTGGTGTGGCACGGACGATGGATGAATATATGGCTGAATTTAGACATTTGGATGATCAAAAAATTGAATCTATGAGGAGGAGATTTATTGAGAGTGTCAATAAGATTGAAATTGTATTTGGTGAAAATGCTTTTCGAAGGTGGAATCAGTCCACGGGGAAATGGAGGGCACCGATAATTGCCGCTTTGTACGATGCACAAATGATTGCGGTTGATAAGTTTCCATTAGAATATTTAGAAGATAATCGTGAGAAAATCGTCCTTGGTATGCAAGATCTCTTCAACGATGTCGATTTTCAAAAGAATATTAATGCTGCAATACCATCTTACTTCATCGAGAGGATCGAACGTGTCATTGATATGATTACTGAGGCTGGTTAG
- a CDS encoding CoA transferase produces the protein MPGPLQGFTVVTLALNVPGPVAAASLRDDGARVVKVEPPAGDPLSWMAPAWYAELHRDVDVRTLHLKTPEGLTELLNVLADADVLLTSFRPSALGRLGLGPDMLSAHYPRLCRVQVVGDSRAPEEPGHDLTYQVMAGLVDPAAPVMPRTLLADMLGSREAYAAALALLLGRERGSAERVRVVGLGDAARFAALPFTVGLTAGGGVLSGAQDIYRLYRTADGWVAAAPLEARFAQRWAEVIGPDAVATIATRPTAHWLAVARANDLPVVELAAKPSS, from the coding sequence ATGCCCGGCCCGCTGCAAGGCTTTACGGTCGTCACCCTCGCGCTGAACGTGCCCGGCCCGGTGGCGGCGGCGAGCTTGCGGGACGACGGGGCGCGGGTGGTGAAGGTGGAACCCCCGGCGGGCGATCCGCTGTCGTGGATGGCCCCTGCGTGGTACGCGGAGCTGCACAGGGACGTGGACGTGCGGACGCTGCACCTCAAGACGCCGGAGGGTCTGACGGAGCTGCTGAACGTGCTGGCGGACGCAGACGTGCTGCTCACGTCGTTCCGGCCGTCCGCGCTGGGGCGGCTGGGGCTGGGGCCGGACATGCTCTCGGCGCACTACCCGCGGCTGTGCCGGGTGCAGGTGGTGGGCGACAGCCGCGCGCCGGAGGAGCCGGGCCACGACCTGACGTACCAGGTCATGGCGGGGCTGGTCGATCCGGCCGCGCCGGTCATGCCGCGCACGCTGCTGGCCGACATGCTGGGCAGCCGGGAGGCGTACGCGGCGGCGCTGGCCCTGCTGCTGGGCCGCGAGCGCGGGTCGGCGGAGCGGGTGCGGGTGGTGGGGCTGGGCGACGCGGCGCGCTTCGCGGCGCTGCCGTTCACGGTGGGCCTGACGGCGGGGGGCGGGGTGCTGTCGGGCGCGCAGGACATCTACCGGCTGTATCGCACGGCGGACGGGTGGGTGGCGGCGGCCCCGCTGGAGGCGCGGTTCGCGCAGCGCTGGGCGGAGGTGATCGGGCCGGACGCGGTGGCGACCATCGCCACGCGGCCGACGGCGCACTGGTTGGCCGTGGCGCGGGCGAACGATCTGCCGGTGGTCGAACTGGCGGCAAAACCATCGTCCTGA
- a CDS encoding heme-binding domain-containing protein has product MRLNRTRRSLLPRILLGLVAAFVLIQLVPYGRAHSNPPVTATPAWSDPDTRALFARACADCHSHATVWPWYSNVAPVSWLLTRHVEEGRSKFNASVPGFGREAREAAEQVESGRMPDRSYLPLHPEARLSAAERTQLSEGLALTFGRDEDRGEQDGN; this is encoded by the coding sequence ATGCGCCTGAACCGAACCCGCCGATCCCTGCTGCCCCGAATCCTGCTTGGCCTGGTCGCCGCGTTCGTGCTGATCCAGCTCGTGCCGTACGGCCGCGCGCACAGCAACCCGCCCGTGACCGCCACGCCCGCGTGGAGCGACCCCGACACCAGGGCGCTGTTCGCCCGCGCGTGCGCCGACTGCCACAGCCACGCGACCGTGTGGCCGTGGTACTCCAACGTGGCCCCCGTGTCGTGGCTGCTCACGCGGCACGTGGAGGAGGGCCGCAGCAAGTTCAACGCGAGCGTCCCGGGCTTCGGCCGCGAAGCGCGCGAGGCGGCCGAGCAGGTGGAGTCCGGCAGGATGCCCGACCGCTCCTATCTGCCCCTGCACCCCGAAGCCCGGCTCAGCGCAGCGGAGCGGACACAGCTCTCCGAGGGTCTGGCGCTGACCTTCGGCCGGGACGAGGATCGAGGGGAGCAGGACGGCAACTGA
- a CDS encoding uridine kinase family protein codes for MLLPPEEPAFGPWTAMPATSLLESWRAKLPAPGLRPGVVAVDGRGGSGKSTFAAALARAVPGAAVVHTDDLAWHHAFFDWANLLRDGVLVPVHAGQAVQYRPPAWDARGREGAVVVPAGCPLLVVEGSGAARRELMPWTDVVVWVQTDTGQAKARAMVRDGGTPEALTFWDEWMAEEFPFFARERPWERADTVATGAPGVAHDPAEQVVVSAGR; via the coding sequence ATGCTCCTGCCACCGGAAGAACCGGCCTTCGGGCCGTGGACGGCCATGCCCGCGACGTCGCTGCTGGAGTCGTGGCGGGCGAAGCTCCCCGCGCCGGGCCTGCGGCCGGGGGTGGTGGCGGTGGACGGGCGTGGGGGCAGCGGGAAGTCCACGTTTGCGGCGGCACTCGCGCGGGCGGTGCCGGGGGCGGCGGTGGTGCACACGGACGACCTCGCGTGGCACCACGCGTTCTTCGACTGGGCGAACCTGCTGCGGGATGGTGTGCTGGTGCCCGTCCACGCCGGACAGGCCGTGCAGTACCGGCCCCCGGCGTGGGACGCGCGGGGTCGCGAGGGCGCGGTGGTGGTGCCGGCCGGGTGCCCGCTGCTGGTCGTGGAGGGCAGCGGCGCGGCCCGGCGCGAGCTGATGCCGTGGACGGACGTGGTGGTGTGGGTGCAGACGGACACCGGACAGGCGAAGGCGCGGGCCATGGTGCGGGACGGGGGCACGCCGGAGGCCCTGACGTTCTGGGACGAGTGGATGGCCGAGGAGTTCCCCTTCTTTGCGCGGGAACGGCCGTGGGAGCGGGCAGACACGGTGGCGACGGGTGCGCCCGGGGTGGCCCATGATCCGGCGGAGCAGGTGGTGGTGTCCGCCGGGAGGTGA
- a CDS encoding Uma2 family endonuclease: MTESAFRTMTEEEYLRWNGPRDGKWEFVDGFVYAQAGASRPHNRISTNIQRVFLPATDNGSCWTHVSDLKVRVYRDSRPRYYLPDIVVVCDPDSTGDVETAPCLIVEILSASTRAVDESFKASDYRRLGSLQGYLLVDSEARGVEFHRRVGDDWQIEVVEESVDLPCLSVTLRVDDIYRGVEV, encoded by the coding sequence ATGACGGAATCCGCCTTCCGCACCATGACCGAGGAGGAATACCTCCGCTGGAACGGGCCGCGCGACGGCAAGTGGGAGTTCGTGGACGGCTTCGTGTACGCCCAGGCTGGGGCGAGCCGACCCCACAACCGCATCTCCACCAACATCCAACGCGTGTTCCTGCCAGCGACCGACAACGGTTCATGCTGGACGCACGTCAGCGACCTGAAAGTCCGCGTGTACCGCGACAGCAGACCGCGGTATTACCTGCCGGACATTGTCGTGGTGTGCGATCCGGATTCGACCGGAGACGTCGAGACCGCACCATGTCTGATCGTGGAGATCCTGAGCGCCAGCACCCGCGCCGTGGACGAGTCGTTCAAGGCCAGCGACTACCGCCGCCTAGGCAGCCTCCAGGGCTACCTGCTCGTGGACAGCGAGGCGCGCGGCGTCGAGTTCCACCGCCGCGTGGGCGACGACTGGCAGATCGAGGTGGTCGAGGAGAGCGTTGACCTGCCATGTTTGAGCGTGACGCTCCGCGTGGATGACATCTACCGGGGCGTCGAGGTGTGA
- the acnA gene encoding aconitate hydratase AcnA — protein MAMNLFGARDTLTTKSGQKLYFYNLHKLADQGHDISTLPVSIRVLLESVLREANDYDVRREDVTTVAGWSPKNEEVEIPFKPARVILQDFTGVPAVVDLAAMRSAMVKLGGDPSKINPLIPVDLVIDHSVQVDEFGTDFALANNMALEFERNRERYEFLRWGQQAFDNFGVVPPASGIVHQVNLEYLAKGVQSRPEDDGVVVYPDSLVGTDSHTTMINGLGIVGWGVGGIEAEAVMLGQPIYMLMPEVIGFKITGAMPEGATATDLALRVTEMLRQKGVVGKFVEFYGAGLSNMTLPDRATIANMAPEYGATMGFFPVDDEALRYLRRTGRLEDEIELVESYYKAQGMFRTDETPDPVFTDTIELDLGTIVPSLAGPKRPQDRVNLSDMHTVFADALTAPVKGRGFELSSDKLDAQGTIGGTDLKIGHGAVTLASITSCTNTSNPSVLIAAGLVAKKAIELGLKSQPWVKTSLAPGSRVVTEYLEAAGLQTYLDQIGFNTVGYGCMTCIGNSGPLPEPVVQAIQEGDLVAASVLSGNRNFEGRVNPHIRANYLASPPLVVAYALAGTVVNDIVNDPIGTGKDGQPVYLRDIWPTASEIQTVMDGAINAEMFRKVYDGIEKSNQDWNAIPVAEGALFDWKEDSTYIQNPPFFDNLAGGPSDIVSIEGARALVKVGDSVTTDHISPAGSFKADTPAGKFLAERGIAPKDFNSYGSRRGNDRIMTRGTFANIRLKNQLAPGTEGGFTTDYTTGQVSSIYDASVNYKASNIPLVIFAGKDYGMGSSRDWAAKGTFLLGVKAVIAESFERIHRSNLVGMGVLPLQYKNGDTADSLGITGDETFDVILPGDLKPRQDVVVRVTPQNGATREITVQCRIDTPVEIDYYKNGGILQTVLRGILAKGNEVKA, from the coding sequence ATGGCGATGAATCTGTTCGGTGCGCGTGACACGCTCACCACGAAGTCCGGTCAGAAACTGTATTTCTACAACCTGCACAAACTGGCTGACCAGGGCCACGACATCAGCACACTGCCGGTGTCGATCAGGGTGCTGCTCGAGAGCGTGCTGCGCGAGGCGAACGACTATGACGTGCGCCGCGAGGACGTCACCACCGTCGCCGGGTGGAGCCCGAAGAACGAGGAAGTCGAGATTCCCTTCAAGCCCGCCCGCGTGATCCTGCAGGACTTCACGGGTGTGCCTGCCGTCGTCGACCTCGCCGCCATGCGCAGCGCGATGGTCAAACTCGGCGGCGACCCCAGCAAGATCAACCCGCTGATCCCGGTGGATCTGGTCATCGACCACTCCGTGCAGGTGGACGAGTTCGGCACGGACTTCGCCCTGGCGAACAACATGGCCCTGGAATTCGAGCGCAACCGTGAGCGCTACGAGTTCCTGCGCTGGGGCCAGCAGGCCTTCGACAACTTCGGCGTCGTGCCGCCCGCCAGCGGCATCGTGCACCAGGTCAACCTCGAGTACCTCGCCAAGGGCGTGCAGAGCCGCCCCGAGGACGACGGCGTCGTCGTGTACCCCGACAGCCTGGTGGGCACGGACAGCCACACCACCATGATCAACGGCCTTGGCATCGTCGGCTGGGGCGTCGGCGGGATCGAGGCCGAGGCCGTCATGCTGGGCCAGCCCATCTACATGCTCATGCCCGAGGTGATCGGCTTCAAGATCACGGGCGCGATGCCCGAGGGCGCGACCGCCACCGACCTCGCGCTGCGCGTGACCGAGATGCTGCGCCAGAAGGGCGTGGTGGGCAAGTTCGTCGAGTTCTACGGCGCGGGCCTGAGCAACATGACCCTGCCCGACCGCGCCACGATCGCCAACATGGCCCCCGAGTACGGCGCGACCATGGGCTTCTTCCCCGTGGACGACGAGGCGCTGCGCTACCTGCGCCGCACCGGCCGCCTGGAAGACGAGATCGAGTTGGTCGAGTCCTACTACAAGGCCCAGGGCATGTTCCGCACCGACGAGACGCCCGACCCCGTGTTCACGGACACCATCGAACTCGACCTGGGCACCATCGTCCCCAGCCTTGCCGGCCCCAAGCGCCCGCAGGATCGCGTGAACCTGAGCGACATGCACACCGTGTTCGCCGACGCGCTCACCGCGCCCGTCAAGGGCCGCGGCTTCGAGCTGAGCAGCGACAAGCTGGACGCGCAGGGCACCATCGGCGGCACCGACCTCAAGATCGGGCACGGGGCCGTCACCCTGGCCAGCATCACGTCCTGCACGAACACCAGCAACCCCAGCGTGCTGATCGCCGCGGGCCTCGTCGCCAAGAAGGCCATCGAACTGGGCCTGAAGAGCCAGCCGTGGGTCAAGACCAGCCTCGCGCCCGGCAGCCGCGTCGTCACCGAGTACCTGGAAGCCGCGGGCCTCCAGACGTACCTCGACCAGATCGGCTTCAACACCGTCGGCTACGGCTGCATGACCTGCATCGGCAACAGCGGCCCGCTGCCCGAACCCGTCGTGCAGGCCATCCAGGAAGGCGACCTCGTGGCCGCCAGCGTGCTCTCGGGTAACCGCAACTTCGAGGGGCGCGTGAACCCGCACATCCGCGCGAACTACCTCGCCAGCCCCCCGCTGGTCGTCGCCTACGCGCTGGCCGGCACGGTCGTGAACGACATCGTCAACGACCCCATCGGCACCGGCAAGGACGGCCAGCCGGTGTACCTGCGCGACATCTGGCCCACCGCCAGTGAGATCCAGACCGTCATGGACGGCGCGATCAACGCCGAGATGTTCCGCAAGGTCTACGACGGCATCGAGAAGAGCAACCAGGACTGGAACGCCATTCCCGTCGCCGAGGGCGCGCTGTTCGACTGGAAGGAAGACAGCACGTACATCCAGAACCCGCCCTTCTTCGACAACCTCGCCGGCGGCCCCAGCGACATCGTCAGCATCGAGGGAGCCCGCGCGCTGGTGAAGGTCGGCGACAGCGTCACCACCGACCACATCAGCCCCGCCGGTTCCTTCAAGGCCGACACGCCCGCCGGGAAGTTCCTCGCCGAGCGCGGCATCGCGCCCAAGGACTTCAACTCCTACGGCAGCCGCCGCGGCAACGACCGCATCATGACGCGCGGCACGTTCGCCAACATCCGCCTGAAGAACCAGCTCGCCCCCGGCACCGAAGGCGGCTTCACCACCGACTACACCACCGGGCAGGTCAGCAGCATCTACGACGCCAGCGTGAACTACAAGGCCAGCAACATCCCGCTGGTCATCTTCGCCGGGAAGGACTACGGCATGGGCAGCAGCCGCGACTGGGCCGCCAAGGGCACCTTCCTGCTGGGCGTCAAGGCCGTCATCGCCGAGAGCTTCGAACGCATCCACCGCAGCAACCTCGTCGGCATGGGCGTCCTGCCCCTGCAGTACAAGAACGGCGACACTGCCGACAGCCTGGGTATCACCGGCGACGAGACCTTCGACGTGATCCTGCCCGGCGACCTCAAGCCCCGCCAGGACGTCGTCGTGCGCGTCACGCCGCAGAACGGGGCCACCCGCGAGATCACCGTGCAGTGCCGCATCGACACGCCCGTCGAGATCGACTACTACAAGAACGGCGGCATTCTCCAGACCGTGCTGCGCGGCATTCTGGCGAAGGGGAACGAAGTCAAGGCGTAA
- a CDS encoding DUF664 domain-containing protein translates to MPDLLLSDRPGFTPMISRLVGMMDYARATTLQAVQGMSVEELDLIPPEFGNSAGMLLEHFAAVERIYQLISTDHPDPDAALEARWWPGLNLGEQGRETIRGRPLGQYLTQLREVRAETLRIFAEKDDGWLDEPLPFWGTTGNRHFMWFHVLEDEVNHRGQIRLIHKFIPRLRDRGMLGAGFDAAGPDGLGLRCTVVYPESPAAVAGLRAGDVVLAYDGQDVTGTLFDELPLAQAAGVGSTFRVQREDGPRDIRVTRVARPG, encoded by the coding sequence ATGCCTGACCTGCTCCTCTCCGACCGGCCCGGTTTCACGCCCATGATCTCGCGGCTGGTCGGGATGATGGACTATGCGCGGGCCACGACGCTCCAGGCCGTGCAGGGAATGAGCGTGGAGGAACTCGACCTGATCCCGCCGGAGTTCGGGAACAGCGCGGGCATGCTGCTGGAGCATTTCGCGGCGGTGGAGCGGATCTACCAGCTGATCAGCACGGATCATCCCGATCCGGACGCCGCGCTGGAGGCGAGGTGGTGGCCGGGCCTGAACCTGGGCGAGCAGGGCCGCGAAACGATCCGGGGCCGGCCGCTGGGGCAGTACCTGACGCAGCTGCGTGAGGTGCGCGCGGAGACGCTGCGGATCTTCGCCGAAAAAGACGACGGGTGGCTGGACGAGCCGCTGCCCTTCTGGGGCACGACCGGGAACCGGCACTTCATGTGGTTCCACGTGCTGGAGGACGAGGTCAACCACCGGGGGCAGATCCGGCTGATCCACAAATTCATTCCGCGGCTGCGGGATCGCGGGATGCTGGGCGCGGGCTTCGATGCGGCGGGGCCGGACGGCCTGGGCCTGCGCTGCACGGTGGTCTACCCGGAGAGCCCGGCGGCCGTGGCGGGGCTGCGGGCGGGCGACGTGGTGCTGGCCTACGACGGGCAGGACGTGACGGGCACGCTGTTCGACGAGCTGCCGCTGGCGCAGGCGGCGGGCGTGGGCAGCACGTTCCGGGTGCAGCGGGAGGACGGCCCGCGGGACATCCGCGTGACGCGCGTGGCCCGGCCCGGCTGA
- a CDS encoding HEPN domain-containing protein, with product MGAAASLREGIALVDALIGLENTHQDPPPMADIEKVAALRGAAVVLTVAAFEDYVKLRVQEAVKYINTHMSDHRTYDFKRLPIKLLTSHYFLTLQYATRGNGYDGKKREDRIDDIHTAAIDIAANRLDPLAFSNTGGNPNPDTVSEMLKNLGIIDPFAQIKPIYETITTTPVAETYIKDKLDSLIKVRNIVAHSAKSGGIPRADVLQFRQFAENLSEALNTLLDKHCEAIVLSAQKP from the coding sequence ATGGGTGCTGCTGCATCTCTACGCGAGGGCATCGCATTGGTTGACGCTCTAATTGGTTTAGAAAATACACATCAAGATCCGCCTCCTATGGCCGATATTGAGAAAGTAGCAGCACTGCGCGGTGCCGCCGTTGTACTTACGGTAGCAGCATTTGAAGATTATGTAAAACTACGTGTTCAAGAGGCGGTAAAATACATAAATACTCATATGTCCGACCATAGGACATATGACTTTAAAAGACTGCCTATAAAACTCTTAACAAGCCACTATTTTCTTACATTGCAATACGCGACAAGGGGAAATGGATACGATGGAAAGAAGAGGGAAGATAGAATAGATGATATCCACACGGCGGCCATAGATATTGCAGCCAACCGGCTTGATCCTTTGGCATTTTCTAATACAGGCGGAAATCCGAATCCTGATACTGTCAGTGAAATGCTGAAGAACTTGGGAATCATTGATCCTTTCGCTCAAATCAAGCCAATTTATGAAACTATTACAACTACGCCGGTGGCAGAAACTTATATTAAAGATAAACTTGATTCGCTAATAAAAGTAAGGAATATCGTTGCCCATTCTGCTAAATCTGGTGGCATACCAAGAGCAGATGTGCTGCAATTTAGACAGTTCGCCGAAAATCTAAGCGAAGCTCTAAATACTTTGCTGGATAAACATTGTGAAGCAATTGTTCTTTCGGCTCAAAAACCATAG